In Aestuariibaculum lutulentum, one DNA window encodes the following:
- a CDS encoding zinc-binding alcohol dehydrogenase family protein: MNYIVCEEPTKFALKEKEQPVREANQALIKIHRVGICGTDLHAYSGNQAFFTYPRILGHELAAEVLEVGENNQNLKVGDKVIVMPYVSCGECIACRKGKTNCCSNIKVLGVHADGGMQEVVAVRTDLLIPANTLSYEEMAIVEPLAIGAHAIRRADVEAGEFIVVVGCGPIGIGLMKLAQIKGAEVIAIDVDESRLAFVKNEIGVKHVVKVSETAAEEVSKITNGDLATAVFDCTGNKRALEGGIAYMSHGGRYVLVGLSKGELVFSHPGIHAKESTIMCSRNATLEDFQFVIDNLPQFPTDKFVTHQVPYTEMIANFDSWLDPKNGVIKAMVNFSAE, encoded by the coding sequence ATGAACTATATAGTTTGCGAAGAACCAACAAAATTCGCGTTAAAAGAAAAAGAACAACCGGTTCGCGAGGCGAATCAGGCGTTAATTAAAATTCACCGCGTTGGAATTTGCGGTACCGATTTGCATGCCTATTCAGGAAATCAGGCATTTTTTACTTATCCTAGAATTTTGGGTCACGAGTTGGCTGCAGAAGTTTTAGAGGTTGGAGAAAACAATCAGAACTTAAAAGTAGGCGATAAGGTTATCGTTATGCCTTATGTAAGCTGTGGAGAATGTATTGCCTGTAGAAAAGGAAAAACCAACTGTTGTAGTAATATAAAGGTTTTAGGTGTTCATGCCGACGGCGGAATGCAGGAAGTTGTAGCGGTAAGAACCGATTTATTAATTCCGGCAAATACCTTGTCTTATGAAGAAATGGCTATCGTAGAGCCTTTAGCTATTGGAGCACATGCCATTCGTAGAGCCGATGTTGAAGCTGGTGAATTTATAGTAGTTGTTGGTTGTGGACCAATCGGAATTGGTTTAATGAAACTGGCACAAATTAAAGGTGCTGAAGTGATTGCTATCGATGTTGACGAGTCGCGTTTAGCGTTTGTAAAAAATGAAATTGGTGTAAAACATGTGGTGAAAGTTTCAGAAACAGCAGCCGAAGAAGTGTCTAAAATTACCAATGGCGACTTAGCTACTGCGGTTTTCGATTGTACAGGAAACAAACGCGCGCTTGAAGGTGGTATTGCTTACATGTCTCATGGCGGACGTTACGTATTGGTAGGACTTTCAAAAGGCGAGTTGGTGTTTAGTCACCCGGGAATTCACGCTAAAGAGTCTACGATTATGTGTAGTAGAAATGCGACTTTAGAAGATTTTCAATTTGTTATTGATAACCTTCCGCAGTTTCCGACAGATAAATTTGTAACTCATCAGGTACCTTATACCGAAATGATTGCTAACTTCGATTCTTGGCTAGATCCAAAGAACGGGGTGATTAAAGCGATGGTTAATTTTAGTGCAGAGTAA
- a CDS encoding UxaA family hydrolase produces MIGNRQEILKIHAKDNVLVALTDLVKGTELSFENQSYTLVDAIPAKHKFSTENFKVGDPIYMYGVLVGRAKIDIPEGGLITTENLEHDTEHYSADHVVEKVQWQAPDISKFKNKTFLGYHRTNGTVGTENNWLIIPLVFCQNRNVEVLKSALVDKLGFGKQQHLGLNVDTLIETYKSGGSVEAILEQDILKEADEVYKNPLFPNVDGIRFLTHDGGCGGSTSDAIALCHLLAGYINNPNVAGATVLSLGCQHAQSKILQDALSKMAPNNDKPVYFLEQQHMNSEKELLAEAVKKTFVGLIEANKVERQPATLDKLVIGLECGGSDGFSGISANPVLGYVSDLLVGLGGATVLAEFPELNGVEQELINRCQSKEKADKFSNIMAVYNEKATLLGGGFSANPSPGNIKDGLITDAIKSAGAAKKGGTSPVEDVLDYTEQVVKPGLNLLCTPGNDVESTTGLAGSGTNIILFTTGLGTPTGNPITPVIKVSSNTKLFNRMNDIIDFNTGGVIDGEATIEETGEQLLEFVIEVASGKQVKARKLEQNDFIPWKRGMSL; encoded by the coding sequence ATGATAGGAAATAGACAAGAAATACTAAAAATACATGCGAAAGATAATGTATTAGTGGCTTTAACCGATTTGGTAAAAGGCACCGAACTTTCGTTTGAAAATCAATCATACACGTTGGTAGATGCTATTCCTGCCAAACATAAATTTTCAACCGAAAACTTTAAGGTTGGCGATCCAATTTACATGTATGGCGTTTTAGTAGGAAGAGCTAAAATCGATATCCCTGAAGGTGGGCTTATTACTACCGAAAATTTAGAACATGACACCGAGCATTACAGTGCCGACCATGTTGTTGAAAAAGTACAATGGCAGGCACCCGATATTTCAAAGTTTAAGAATAAAACCTTTTTAGGATATCATAGGACTAATGGAACCGTTGGAACTGAAAATAATTGGTTAATCATTCCTTTGGTATTTTGTCAGAACAGAAATGTTGAGGTGTTAAAAAGTGCCTTAGTCGATAAATTAGGTTTTGGTAAACAACAGCATTTAGGTTTAAATGTCGATACTTTAATTGAAACCTATAAATCAGGTGGTTCAGTTGAAGCCATTTTAGAACAAGATATTTTAAAGGAAGCTGACGAGGTTTATAAAAACCCATTATTCCCAAATGTAGATGGTATTCGGTTTTTAACCCACGATGGAGGTTGCGGCGGCTCAACATCTGATGCTATTGCTTTATGTCATTTGTTGGCCGGTTATATCAACAATCCGAATGTGGCTGGAGCAACAGTCTTAAGTTTAGGATGTCAGCATGCACAGTCTAAAATTTTACAGGATGCCTTAAGTAAAATGGCACCAAATAACGATAAGCCGGTATATTTTTTAGAGCAGCAGCACATGAATTCTGAAAAAGAATTATTGGCTGAAGCTGTAAAGAAAACCTTTGTCGGATTAATCGAAGCAAATAAAGTCGAGCGTCAACCAGCGACATTAGATAAATTGGTTATCGGTCTGGAATGTGGAGGTTCTGATGGGTTTTCAGGTATTTCAGCGAATCCTGTTTTAGGTTATGTGTCCGATTTATTAGTCGGACTTGGAGGTGCAACTGTTTTAGCTGAGTTTCCGGAGTTGAACGGAGTAGAACAGGAATTAATCAATAGATGTCAGTCGAAAGAGAAAGCCGATAAGTTTTCAAATATCATGGCTGTTTATAATGAAAAGGCGACGTTGTTAGGCGGCGGATTTTCAGCAAATCCTTCACCAGGAAATATAAAAGATGGATTAATCACCGACGCGATAAAGTCGGCAGGTGCTGCAAAAAAAGGCGGAACATCGCCAGTTGAAGACGTTTTAGATTATACTGAACAAGTGGTTAAACCGGGACTGAATTTGTTATGTACACCGGGTAACGATGTTGAGTCGACTACCGGATTGGCAGGTTCAGGAACCAATATTATTTTATTTACAACTGGTTTGGGAACGCCAACAGGAAACCCGATTACACCAGTGATTAAAGTGTCGTCAAACACAAAATTATTCAATAGAATGAACGATATCATCGATTTTAACACAGGAGGTGTTATTGATGGCGAAGCGACTATTGAAGAAACAGGTGAACAATTACTGGAATTTGTAATAGAAGTTGCCAGTGGAAAACAGGTTAAAGCAAGAAAATTAGAACAGAACGATTTCATTCCTTGGAAACGAGGAATGTCGTTATAG
- a CDS encoding AraC family transcriptional regulator: protein MKLHLLDRSTPSDTSFTAKVHEDSNFLKLWHYHPELELVVILKSNGNCFVGDGIEKFEPGDVFLIGKNTPHMWLNQEAYFADDSELVAKSIAIHFKKDFLGEHFFETPEMHHLSELFDRARFGIKFLNLKGELIETVQNMLNLNGFHKTIAFLNILNKLSSHKNFKLLASSGYMKTFKVKTNKTLDKVYAYIFKNFNRDISLDEVAKIANMNATAFSRLFKRVNGKPFSRYVSEIRIGYACKLLLEQKVNISQVCYEVGFNNISNFNRQFKIVMDCNPSEYIKQHVNSYQENELV, encoded by the coding sequence ATGAAACTTCATTTACTTGATAGGAGTACACCAAGCGACACGTCGTTTACGGCTAAAGTACATGAAGATTCTAATTTTTTAAAACTTTGGCATTACCATCCCGAGCTGGAACTGGTCGTTATTTTAAAAAGCAACGGCAATTGTTTTGTTGGGGATGGTATTGAAAAGTTTGAACCCGGCGATGTGTTTTTAATAGGAAAGAACACACCTCACATGTGGCTGAATCAGGAGGCCTATTTCGCAGACGATTCAGAGTTGGTTGCCAAGTCCATAGCTATTCACTTTAAAAAGGATTTTTTAGGAGAACATTTTTTTGAAACCCCCGAGATGCATCATCTGTCTGAGTTGTTTGATAGAGCGCGTTTTGGTATCAAGTTTTTAAATCTAAAAGGAGAACTCATAGAAACGGTTCAAAACATGTTAAATCTTAACGGATTTCATAAAACCATTGCGTTTTTAAATATCCTGAATAAGCTTTCAAGTCATAAAAACTTTAAGCTATTGGCAAGTTCGGGATATATGAAAACCTTTAAAGTAAAAACGAATAAAACACTCGATAAGGTATATGCCTATATCTTTAAGAATTTCAATAGAGATATTTCTTTAGATGAAGTCGCTAAGATTGCCAATATGAATGCGACGGCGTTTAGCCGATTGTTCAAACGTGTTAATGGTAAGCCATTTTCACGTTATGTATCCGAAATCCGAATTGGGTATGCCTGTAAGTTGTTGTTGGAGCAGAAGGTGAATATTTCTCAGGTTTGTTATGAAGTAGGATTCAATAATATTTCAAATTTTAACCGACAATTTAAAATTGTAATGGACTGTAATCCATCAGAATATATAAAACAACATGTTAATTCTTATCAAGAGAATGAACTGGTTTAG
- a CDS encoding sugar-binding domain-containing protein, with amino-acid sequence MNKTLNQTKIFSLLLLVSLIFSCSKTEEIVERDVRIVEDFNFNWNFKLGDVPEATQANFNTTDWRTLNLPHDWSIEGEFSEDNPAKPEGGALPTGTGWYRKTFTLPADWNGKSVSVEFDGVYRNSEVWINGHYLGKRPYGYISFAYNLTDYLNFGTKENVIAVKVDNSEQPNSRWYTGSGIYRNVRLVATENLYVDHWGTYVTTPKVLKDKATVAFETTIKNDSTSKRVFKLVNTVLDADNLEVAVSEKIDSIQPHTSYVTRQQMEVVNPVLWSVENPYLYTVKTKIYEGENLVDNYETPLGIRYFSFNAKKGFSLNGVPTKIHGVCLHHDNGALGAVANKSAIKRKLQIMKDMGVNAIRVAHNPSSLELLQLCDEMGLIVQVEAFDVWKKRKVKFDYNVEWDEWYKRDLQDVIRRDRNNPSVMMWSIGNEIREQFDSTGIAMTKDLVKIVKSLDQTRPVTCALTENIPEKNFIYQSGALDLLGFNYKHEDYGTFPENFKGQKIIASESVSALETRGHYDATSSEIKFWPPAHNEPFDGNDDYTVSAYDNVAAYWGTTHEENWKTVKKLDYIAGTFIWTGFDYIGEPIPYPYPARSSYFGIVDLAGLPKDVYYMYQSEWSDKTVLHVLPHWNWNAGQEVDVWAYYNNADEVELFVNGTSQGVKSKQDEELHVSWKVNYEPGTIKVVSRKAGQVVLEKEVHTAGTASQLALEADKKAISNDNYDLVYVTVSVNDEEGNLSPRANNLIQFEVTGGGKIVGVDNGYQASLESFKANYRKAYNGKCVVIIQSNGKAENIQLKATSEGLKEVSVQIDVE; translated from the coding sequence ATGAACAAGACATTAAACCAAACAAAAATCTTTAGTCTGTTGCTGTTAGTCAGCTTAATTTTTTCATGTAGTAAAACCGAAGAAATTGTTGAAAGAGATGTGCGTATTGTTGAAGATTTTAATTTCAACTGGAATTTTAAATTAGGAGATGTTCCTGAAGCGACTCAAGCCAATTTTAATACTACCGATTGGAGAACACTTAACTTGCCACACGACTGGAGTATTGAAGGCGAATTTAGTGAAGATAATCCGGCAAAACCAGAAGGTGGTGCGTTGCCAACAGGAACAGGTTGGTACAGAAAAACATTCACTTTGCCAGCAGATTGGAATGGCAAATCGGTTTCTGTTGAGTTTGATGGCGTGTACAGAAATAGTGAGGTTTGGATTAATGGGCATTATTTAGGTAAACGTCCGTATGGTTACATTTCTTTCGCTTATAATCTGACCGATTATTTAAATTTTGGAACAAAGGAAAATGTCATTGCCGTTAAAGTCGATAATAGTGAACAGCCAAATTCGCGTTGGTATACCGGTTCTGGAATTTACAGAAATGTACGTTTAGTAGCTACCGAAAATTTATATGTTGACCACTGGGGAACCTATGTTACGACTCCTAAAGTATTAAAGGATAAAGCAACGGTTGCATTCGAAACCACGATTAAAAACGATAGCACGTCAAAACGAGTGTTTAAATTGGTAAATACCGTTTTAGATGCCGATAATTTAGAAGTTGCCGTTTCAGAGAAAATAGATAGTATTCAACCACATACATCTTATGTCACTAGACAACAAATGGAAGTTGTAAATCCTGTATTGTGGAGTGTTGAAAACCCGTATTTGTATACCGTGAAAACAAAAATTTATGAAGGTGAGAACTTAGTGGATAATTACGAAACGCCACTGGGTATTCGTTATTTCAGCTTCAATGCTAAAAAAGGCTTTTCATTAAACGGCGTTCCAACTAAAATTCATGGTGTTTGTTTGCATCACGATAACGGCGCTTTGGGAGCAGTTGCAAATAAATCGGCTATAAAAAGAAAACTTCAAATCATGAAAGATATGGGGGTGAATGCCATTCGTGTGGCGCACAATCCGTCGTCTTTAGAGTTATTACAATTATGTGATGAAATGGGACTGATTGTTCAGGTTGAAGCTTTCGATGTTTGGAAAAAACGTAAAGTGAAATTTGATTACAATGTAGAATGGGACGAATGGTATAAACGCGATTTACAGGATGTAATTCGTCGCGACCGTAACAACCCGTCGGTGATGATGTGGAGTATTGGTAACGAAATTCGCGAGCAGTTTGATAGCACAGGAATCGCGATGACTAAAGATTTAGTGAAAATTGTTAAAAGTTTAGACCAGACCAGACCAGTAACCTGTGCCTTAACAGAAAATATTCCTGAGAAAAATTTTATCTATCAGTCAGGTGCTTTAGATCTTTTAGGATTTAATTACAAACATGAAGATTACGGTACTTTCCCTGAAAATTTTAAAGGTCAAAAAATAATAGCTTCCGAAAGTGTATCGGCTTTAGAAACACGTGGTCATTACGATGCCACCTCGTCGGAAATTAAATTCTGGCCTCCGGCTCATAACGAACCGTTTGATGGTAATGACGATTATACAGTTTCAGCTTACGATAATGTAGCGGCTTACTGGGGAACTACCCACGAAGAAAACTGGAAAACCGTTAAGAAATTAGACTATATCGCAGGAACATTTATTTGGACAGGTTTCGATTATATTGGCGAGCCTATTCCGTATCCGTATCCGGCGCGTAGTTCATATTTCGGAATTGTCGATTTAGCAGGTTTACCAAAAGATGTGTATTACATGTACCAAAGTGAATGGAGCGATAAAACTGTATTACACGTTTTACCACACTGGAACTGGAATGCAGGTCAGGAAGTTGATGTTTGGGCCTATTATAATAACGCTGATGAGGTAGAACTTTTTGTAAACGGAACATCGCAAGGCGTAAAGTCTAAACAAGATGAAGAGTTGCATGTATCTTGGAAGGTGAACTACGAACCAGGAACCATTAAAGTCGTATCTCGAAAAGCCGGACAAGTGGTTTTAGAGAAAGAAGTACATACGGCAGGGACTGCTTCGCAATTAGCTTTAGAGGCTGATAAAAAAGCGATTTCAAACGATAATTACGATTTAGTTTATGTAACTGTGAGTGTGAATGATGAGGAAGGTAACTTATCTCCAAGAGCCAATAACCTCATTCAGTTTGAAGTTACAGGTGGTGGAAAAATAGTAGGTGTTGATAACGGTTATCAGGCGAGTTTAGAATCATTTAAAGCCAACTACCGTAAAGCGTATAACGGAAAATGTGTGGTTATTATTCAATCGAATGGTAAAGCAGAAAATATTCAGTTAAAAGCCACTTCTGAAGGCTTAAAAGAGGTATCTGTTCAAATTGATGTAGAATAA
- a CDS encoding malectin domain-containing carbohydrate-binding protein gives MKKLQYIVLASILMFISCGKDVKVDAVRKEISLNDNWYTIHLDSLNQSEADFVKNININDNWKAVSVPHNWDQYYGFRRMKHGNLHGTAWYYKTLKLNAEDQGKQHFLFFEGVGSYATVWVNGKEVGAHKGGRTTFTLDITDVVDFNTENNIVVKAAHPAFIADLPWVCGGCSGEWGFSEGSQPMGIFRPVSLVVTDKLRIEPFGVHVWNDASTNKENALLHTTTEVKNYSDSAKKITVENMLLDTNGKQVVSVKTDVENVSGLKEIKQTLPEFSNPKLWSPEDPYLYQLVTKVYENGDLKDALSTPYGIRWVSWPINRESDDNRFFLNDEPIFINGTCEYEHLIGRSHSFSDKDVKARIGQIKAAGYNAFREGHQPHNLRYQQHLDEDGILFWSQFSAHIWYDTPEFKENFKTLLKEWIKERRNNPSVVMWGLQNESTIPKDFAEECTQIIRELDPTATQRLVTTCNGGEGSDWNVIQNWSGTYGGDPYNYGKEMTEHLLNGEYGAWRSADLHTEGEFNQKGELSENRFSQLMEIKVAEAESVSDKIVGQYHWLLYSHENPGRSQNGEGYRDIDKVGPVNYKGIFTIWGEPLDAFYMYRANYVSNKKEPMVYIVSHSWPTRWNEGGTKNGIDVYSNCDEVELFNDVDEVSLGKLKNTGLGKHFQFNNVDVKYNILYVVGYVDGQPVAKDYIVLNNLPEAPHFDALVSETNDILKPAEGFNYLYRVNSGGADYTDTFGNAWLADVHKTDENSWGSLSWTDTFENLPAYYASQRTTYDPIAGTQDWRLFQDFRYGADKLRYEFPVPDGEYQVELYFNEAWYGTGGGMDCEDWRVFDIAINNNIVEKNLDIWKTVGHDAALKKVYSAKSDNGKLIISFPNVASGEAVISAIAIASKDYNVNPANPSDKNILNLSANTDVEVSTWLNITDKQFVNSKVSFTKLPSEVYGADYLKFPISEENKTVSGHFTLKTDATIYAFVNSEIKQLEGYEAMEESAENSLNQTFIVYKRVAKKGENIAFSSEEGIATIAVVPTYSMEEKDDRVIVKLEAESDAQTTGSGVKKAFFKKSDYIEFTENTKNSITFTVTPGVANIYLMRFRYMNMTEGPLKVRLKIEDANGILLRNDDIEFPVRNDKWKVLNTTSGGYINAGTYKIQLESDNMKGLRIESFEFQ, from the coding sequence ATGAAAAAGTTACAATACATAGTTTTAGCAAGCATTTTAATGTTTATATCTTGTGGAAAAGATGTGAAGGTTGATGCTGTTCGAAAAGAAATTAGTTTAAACGATAATTGGTACACGATTCATTTAGATAGTTTGAATCAGTCGGAAGCCGATTTTGTTAAAAACATAAATATTAACGACAATTGGAAAGCTGTTTCTGTGCCGCACAACTGGGATCAGTATTATGGTTTCCGTCGTATGAAACATGGTAATTTACACGGTACAGCCTGGTATTATAAAACCTTAAAATTAAATGCTGAAGACCAAGGAAAACAACACTTTTTGTTTTTCGAAGGCGTAGGCTCGTATGCGACCGTTTGGGTAAATGGCAAAGAAGTGGGCGCTCACAAAGGCGGACGAACCACCTTTACTCTAGATATTACCGATGTGGTTGATTTTAATACTGAAAACAACATTGTAGTGAAAGCGGCACATCCGGCATTTATTGCCGATTTACCTTGGGTTTGTGGTGGCTGTTCGGGAGAATGGGGTTTTTCAGAAGGTTCACAACCAATGGGAATATTTAGACCCGTATCTTTAGTGGTTACCGATAAATTGCGTATTGAACCTTTCGGGGTTCATGTGTGGAATGATGCATCAACTAATAAAGAAAACGCTTTACTTCATACAACTACAGAGGTTAAAAATTATAGCGATTCAGCAAAGAAAATCACTGTTGAAAATATGTTGTTAGATACTAACGGAAAACAGGTTGTTTCAGTGAAAACTGATGTTGAAAATGTTTCCGGTTTAAAGGAAATTAAACAAACCTTGCCAGAGTTTTCAAATCCTAAATTATGGTCGCCTGAAGATCCGTATTTGTATCAACTGGTCACTAAAGTTTACGAAAATGGCGATTTAAAAGATGCATTATCCACACCATATGGAATTCGTTGGGTAAGTTGGCCAATTAATCGTGAAAGCGATGATAATCGTTTCTTCTTAAATGATGAACCAATTTTTATTAACGGTACTTGTGAATACGAGCACCTTATTGGCAGAAGTCATTCGTTTTCAGATAAAGATGTAAAAGCCAGAATCGGACAAATTAAAGCCGCTGGTTATAATGCCTTCCGTGAAGGTCACCAGCCACATAATTTAAGATATCAGCAACATTTAGATGAAGATGGTATTTTATTCTGGAGTCAATTTTCAGCGCATATCTGGTATGATACCCCTGAGTTTAAAGAAAATTTTAAAACCTTATTAAAGGAATGGATTAAAGAACGTCGAAACAATCCGTCGGTGGTGATGTGGGGCTTACAAAATGAAAGCACCATTCCGAAGGATTTTGCAGAAGAATGTACGCAAATTATCCGGGAATTAGACCCAACTGCAACGCAGCGTTTAGTAACGACCTGTAACGGAGGGGAAGGTAGTGACTGGAACGTGATTCAAAACTGGTCGGGAACCTACGGCGGCGATCCTTATAATTACGGTAAAGAAATGACCGAACATTTATTAAATGGAGAGTATGGTGCCTGGCGTTCTGCCGATTTACATACTGAAGGCGAATTCAATCAAAAAGGTGAATTAAGCGAAAATCGTTTTTCACAATTGATGGAAATTAAGGTTGCTGAAGCCGAATCGGTGAGCGATAAAATCGTAGGGCAATACCATTGGTTATTATATTCTCACGAAAATCCGGGGCGTTCGCAAAACGGTGAAGGGTATCGCGATATCGATAAAGTTGGCCCAGTTAATTATAAAGGGATTTTCACTATTTGGGGTGAACCTTTAGATGCATTTTATATGTACCGTGCTAATTATGTGTCTAACAAAAAAGAGCCGATGGTGTACATCGTTTCGCATTCGTGGCCGACCCGTTGGAATGAAGGCGGAACAAAAAATGGTATCGATGTGTATTCAAATTGTGATGAAGTGGAATTGTTTAATGATGTTGATGAAGTATCTTTAGGAAAACTAAAAAATACGGGATTAGGCAAACATTTTCAGTTTAATAATGTCGATGTTAAATACAATATATTGTACGTTGTTGGTTATGTTGATGGACAACCTGTTGCTAAAGATTATATCGTATTGAATAATTTACCAGAAGCACCACATTTTGATGCCTTGGTGAGCGAAACAAACGATATTTTAAAACCAGCCGAAGGTTTTAATTACTTATATCGTGTGAATAGCGGTGGAGCAGATTATACCGATACTTTCGGAAATGCCTGGTTAGCCGATGTGCATAAAACCGATGAAAATTCATGGGGCTCGTTATCATGGACCGATACTTTTGAAAACCTTCCGGCGTATTATGCGAGTCAGCGTACCACTTACGACCCGATTGCAGGAACGCAAGACTGGAGGTTATTTCAGGATTTTAGATATGGAGCCGATAAGTTACGTTACGAATTCCCTGTGCCAGATGGCGAATATCAGGTAGAATTGTATTTTAATGAGGCTTGGTACGGTACTGGAGGCGGTATGGATTGCGAAGATTGGCGCGTTTTTGATATCGCAATTAACAATAATATTGTTGAAAAGAATTTAGATATCTGGAAAACTGTTGGTCATGATGCGGCTTTGAAAAAAGTATATTCAGCAAAAAGTGACAATGGAAAATTAATCATTTCATTCCCGAATGTCGCTTCCGGTGAGGCGGTAATTTCGGCTATAGCTATTGCTTCAAAAGACTATAATGTAAATCCGGCAAACCCTTCCGATAAGAATATTTTAAATCTTTCAGCGAATACAGATGTTGAAGTATCAACCTGGCTAAATATTACCGATAAACAGTTTGTAAATTCAAAGGTTAGTTTTACCAAATTGCCTTCCGAAGTTTATGGGGCCGATTATTTAAAATTCCCGATTTCAGAAGAAAATAAAACTGTTTCAGGACATTTTACCTTGAAGACCGATGCCACGATTTACGCGTTTGTAAATTCAGAAATAAAACAATTAGAAGGCTATGAAGCGATGGAAGAATCTGCTGAAAATAGTTTAAATCAAACTTTCATCGTTTATAAGCGAGTAGCTAAGAAAGGTGAAAATATTGCCTTTAGTTCGGAAGAAGGAATAGCAACCATAGCCGTTGTGCCAACCTACTCCATGGAAGAGAAAGACGACCGAGTAATTGTAAAACTGGAAGCCGAAAGCGATGCTCAAACTACAGGGTCGGGCGTTAAAAAAGCATTCTTTAAGAAAAGTGATTACATAGAGTTTACCGAAAACACAAAAAACAGTATTACTTTTACAGTCACGCCGGGCGTTGCCAATATTTATTTGATGCGTTTCAGGTATATGAATATGACCGAAGGACCATTAAAAGTGCGGTTAAAAATTGAAGATGCTAACGGTATTTTATTGCGAAATGACGATATCGAATTTCCTGTTAGAAACGATAAATGGAAGGTTTTAAACACCACATCGGGCGGGTATATTAATGCTGGAACCTATAAAATTCAGTTAGAATCAGACAATATGAAAGGACTTCGAATTGAATCCTTTGAATTTCAATAA